The following is a genomic window from Desulfofarcimen acetoxidans DSM 771.
TGGTCGATGCGGAAGATTATGCCTGGGCATTTGACCAGGCTACCGGCCAGACTCTTTGGAGCACCCAACTGGATGAGACTCCTGTAAGATTTAATATGCCTACTCCTGCTTATGGGGAGGGAAAGGTATTTGTTGCCACCTGTCAGGGGTGTATCTATGCCCTTGACGAGAATAGCGGTCAGATTTTGTGGAGCGGTAAGCTGACACACGGGTCGTATCAGAATGAAGAACTCTCAACTCAGGTTCTTTACAGCGAGGGCAAGGTTTACGTGGGCAGCTATGAAGGGAATTACTATTGCCTGGACGCGTCCGGGCAAGATGGCAATCCGCGGATAATTTGGAAATATTCGGGCAACGCGAATTACCAGTGGTGGTCCGGGGCGGCGGTTGCCGGAGACTATCTGCTCTTTGGCGATGCTAAATCTGTTGTTGCGGCTGTTTATAAAAATACGGGGGTGAAGGCCGGCGAGGTTAATCTGTCCGGCAGCTATGGGATATCGGCCGGACAGATTTGCTCGGCTGTCAACTTCAATTGGTTGCAGAAGAAGATTTACCTCACCTCCAATAAAGGGTACGTTTGGTGCCTGGGTTTTGATCCTCTTACCGGAAAATTCGATACCGGAACGGGTTGGTATAAGTCAATAGGCAATTCCAGCAATTCGACCCCGTCGGTGTATGACGGCAAGGTGTACGCTTGTTCCGGCAGTTTTAATAAGCCGGGTGGTTTATATTGTCTCAGCGCCGCAGACGGATCCTTACTTTGGCAGCACGATTTCGGCAGTTACGGCACGGAGGCCTCTCCGGTTATTGCCGTTCAAAACGGCAAGCCTTATATTTATATCAGTACTGACTGTCTGACCGCCTCCGCCTATTGCTTTGACGAGCAGGGGAATATACTGTGGGATTTCTGCCCTGACCATACCGAATACACTCTGGCAGGTGTTTCTATCGCCGGCGGCCGGGTTTTCTTTGTCAATGATGCGGGGTATGTCTACGCTCTGCGGGAGCAGTCTGAAGCGGATTTAAGCTGTGACTTGAACGGTGACAGCAAGGTAGATGTAATGGATTTAATCCTGGTCGGTCAGCATTTCGGCGAAACCGGCACCCCGGCTTGGTGCAATGAGGATATTAACAAGGACGGCAATGTTGACATGCTGGACATGGTCCTGATTGGGCAACATTGGACCGCGTGAGAGGAGTGTAAGGGGCATGAAACGATCTCCCAGGAGGTTAATCGTTGTATGTATGTTGTTTATCTTGTTAGTATTAATGTCCTCACTGGCGGCTGCAGTTGAAGCTTTTGTACAGCTTCCTTCTCAAGAGTTGATGAAGGTGCGTGTCACTGGTACCAAAAACTTCGGTAATGAAGTTGTGTTCGACAAAGAGGTGGAGACAAGAGTCAATTCAACCGCGGGGGATGCTCTGGGGCAGGCGGCAGAAATCGAAATGTCCGGTGACTATGTGGAGACCGTCGCCGGGATCAAAGGAAACCAGCAGGTGTACTGGTTTTATTATATTAACGGTCTGATGTCAAAGGCTTTTGCCTATGGCTATAAACTGCGTCCGGGGGATGTGGAGAATTGGGATTTTCACGATTGGACTTTTTATATGATGGGACCGTCAGCGATGCTGGGAGCCTTCCCGGAGCCCTGCCTGCATGGTTACGGGGGCAAGGTGGCGCCTACTATGGTGGTTTTTGCCCCGGGGTTTGAGGAAGAGGCCGCCGGGCTCAGGGACCGGTTGATCGCTCTTGGTGTGTCAGGTGTGAAAATGAAGAATCAGAACGATTTGACTATTGATGAGAAGAAAAACGATAATCTGTTTATTATCGCTACGGCGGACCAGCCGCTTATAGCAAGCATGAATGAGCAGTTCAAGATTCATGAGCCGGTTTATTTTTCCGACGGTAAAATCAAGACGCGTGATTTCAGCGGAAATGACAGTCAAACATTTGGGGCGGGGTATGGAGTGCTGAATGTGATCCAAAACCCATGGAATCCTAAGGGCAGCTGGGCCTGTCAAGGTGCGGTTTGGGCGATAACCGGTCTTGACGAAACGGGTGTGCGTCGCGCCGCCAAGGTACTGACCGGTTTTCCGAAAGAATTGAGTCATTCTTTTGCTCTTGTTATCGGCAACGGGGAGGTAATTAAGACCCCGGTGGGGCCCGGTGGGGCCAAAACAGTGGCTGTCAACACCGAGTCCGGTCTCTCTCCAGTGTCCGGTCCCTCTCCGGTATCCGGGGATTCCCAGACACCGGCTGTAAGCGCGGGGACTGTCGCCCCGGCCCAGGAGCCTGCTAAGCAGGATAATCAAGAAGAGAATAAAGCTGCGCAAAAAACCGACGCAGCAGATAAGACAGAGACTGCTGATAGTTCGGATATCTCAAAATCAAGTGATGAAAATCAATCCTCAGAACTTCCTACTGCTTCAGTTCTTCCCACACTGAAGGAAAATGTCGCGCGCCATTGGTGGGTTCTGTTTCCGACGGTAGGAGTGGCTGCTGTTCCTGCCTGCTACTATATAAAGAGGCACCGCAAACTAAAAGAGACTGACAATGCCGAGGAGCAGGAGTTGATATGAAATCAATTAGTTATCGATACCATGACCGGAACACATTTGTGCACAGGCTAAACCCTTTTGTCAAACTGGCCTGGGTGACGGGAGTAATGCTTCTTGCTGTTATTTTTGAGCATCCACTCTATTTAATGCTGTTTTTTTTATCCACACTTCCTGTTATTGCCCTGGCCCAGGCCTGGCGTGAATGGGCGTCTCTGATGCGTTTCATGCTTTGGATGAGCGTGGCTATCGTGTTGATCAATGCGCTGGTAATCTACCATGGTTCTCATGTACTGCTGGAGTTTACCTTTGAGATTCCTACCCTGGGACAGCCGAAGATCACCCTTGAAGCTATTGCCTTCGGCCTGGGGATGTCTCTCCGGTTGATAACAATAGTATCAGCTTTTGTCGTGCTTAATTTCACAGTCCACCCGGATGACATGATGCAAGCAATGATTAAAATTAAATTCCCGTATAAATCGGTACTGGCCACTTCCATGTCCTTGCGCTTTTTTCCGGCTTTGGTTGATGATCTGGAGCGTGTCAGTGATGTGCAAAGGACGCGGGGGATTGAAATAGACAAGGGGGGAATTGCGCAAAGGGCCAAAAACGGTGGTGCCGTACTGGTTCCCTTGCTCTCCAATTCCCTCGATCGGGCGGTGCAGATAGCCGAAGCTATGGAAGCAAGAGCTTTTGGGGCATACCAGCGCCGTACCAGTTTTAAAGAGATAGCATTGCCCGGCTGGGATCGATTGCTGGTTGCATTCGGGTTGTCCCCCCTGCTGATTGGAACTGCCATTCGCTGGATGGGATATGGCAAATACCGCTATTATCCATCCCTGCAGCATCTCGATCCGGGGCCCGGCGGGTGGCTGTCCCTGACCGTGCTGGCGGTATTGCTGTTGTCAATACTGCCTTTGGCCTGGTTCAGAAAGAGGTGTCAACTTGATTAGGATAGAAAAACTGATTTTCTTCTACGCGGATGACAGGAAGCCCGCTTTGAACGGGATTGATTTGGAAATAGAGGACGGTGAATTCGTCCTGATTACAGGTTCCTCAGGAAGCGGCAAGTCGAGCCTGGCGCGCTGTTTGAACGGACTCATCCCGCACTTTTATGGGGGGCGTCTGGGTGGGCGGGTAGAAGTGTCAGGCATGGATGTGAGCACACACGCTCCGAATAAAATGGCCACCTGTGTGGGGATGGTCTTCCAGGATCCTGAAAACCAACTGGTCACAGCCGATGTAGAGCGTGAGATTGCCTTTGGTATGGAAAACCTGTCACTGCCCCGTCATGAGATGGCTAAGCGCCTGGAAGAAGTGTTGGATACTGTTGGCATTGCCGCTTTGAGAAAGCGGCAGCTGCACGAACTTTCAGGAGGGGAGAAACAAAAGGTGGCCATCGCTTCGGTGCTGGTATTGAAGCCGGAAATCCTGGTTCTTGACGAGCCGACATCTGAATTGGATCCGCAGGGCGCCGAGGATGTGCTGTCGACGGTGCAGAGGCTGAATGACGAATTGGGGATTACGGTTATTTTAGTGGAGCACCGGTTGGAGAGAGTCGTTCATCTGGCTGACAGGCTGATCGTAATGGAACAGGGACAGATCATCGCCGACGGTACCCCGGAACGGGTTATGGAAAAACAATATGTAAGCATTTGCCGGGCGGGAGTAGGCATCCCACCGCTGATAAGGCTCGTACATGAGCTCAAGGAACGGGGTATGGAGATTAAGGGTGTGCCTCTTACCGTCAAAGAGGGCCGCCAACTGCTGAAAGGAATATTTGAAGACTCAACATATTCACCGCCGCCGGCTGCGGATAGGCCGGAAAGCGCCTCTCCCGTGATCGAGACGGAAAATCTCTGGTATGCCTATAATCCTCCGTATGCTGCCCTGAAGGGCGTTGATTTAAGCATTGGCAGGGGGGAGTTTGTGGCAATTATGGGCCGCAACGCTGCCGGTAAGAGCACTCTGGTAAAGCATTTCATCGGCTTGTTGAGGCCCTCCAGAGGGAAAGTGAGGGTAAATGGCTTGGATACAATGCAGACCAGTGTTGCCAGTCTGGCCAGACATGTCGGGTATGTCTTTCAAAACCCCAATGACCATCTTTTTGCCGAAACGGTAGAGGAGGAGGTTGCCACTGCCTTAAAGGGCCTGGGTTTCAGTGATGTGGAAGGCAGAGTGCGGGAATGGCTGGACAGGTTTGACCTGTTATCTTATGCCAAGCAATACCCCAGATTCTTGAGCGGCGGCGAAAAGCAGCGGGTAGCCCTTGCCACAGTGTTGTCTGTACAGCCGCAGGTGCTGATACTTGATGAGCCTACGAGGGGAATGGATCAGAAACTTAAAGATTACCTGATGCGGCTTCTGTGCGATTACCAGAGCAAAGGCAATACAGTGATTATCGTTACACACGATGTTGAGATGGTGGCGGAGTACGCGCAGCGGGTGATCCTGCTGGGAGAGGGTAAGGTTATTGTTGACGGGGACAAGCGTCAGGTATTGTCCCAGGCCTTGCTGTTCTCTCCCCAGATTAACAGGGTTTTTCAGGGCTTTGCCAGGCTGGGCGTGCCACAAGATATTCTGACAACGGGTGAGGTGCTGCAATTGCTGCAGCATTGATTTTGCGGGAGGAACAGCATGGGACGCAAATATTTGTTTATTATACTGATCAGTTTATTGGGGCTGGCTATTTACATTGTACCCTTTATTTCTATGAAAGGCAGCATATTGGATCCCAATGCCGGGTTTCTGAGCTGGGGATTAATTGCCACCGTTTTTGTCAGTTTCAGCGTGTTAGGCTTTTTTTT
Proteins encoded in this region:
- a CDS encoding DUF4430 domain-containing protein, with the translated sequence MKRSPRRLIVVCMLFILLVLMSSLAAAVEAFVQLPSQELMKVRVTGTKNFGNEVVFDKEVETRVNSTAGDALGQAAEIEMSGDYVETVAGIKGNQQVYWFYYINGLMSKAFAYGYKLRPGDVENWDFHDWTFYMMGPSAMLGAFPEPCLHGYGGKVAPTMVVFAPGFEEEAAGLRDRLIALGVSGVKMKNQNDLTIDEKKNDNLFIIATADQPLIASMNEQFKIHEPVYFSDGKIKTRDFSGNDSQTFGAGYGVLNVIQNPWNPKGSWACQGAVWAITGLDETGVRRAAKVLTGFPKELSHSFALVIGNGEVIKTPVGPGGAKTVAVNTESGLSPVSGPSPVSGDSQTPAVSAGTVAPAQEPAKQDNQEENKAAQKTDAADKTETADSSDISKSSDENQSSELPTASVLPTLKENVARHWWVLFPTVGVAAVPACYYIKRHRKLKETDNAEEQELI
- a CDS encoding energy-coupling factor transporter transmembrane component T family protein is translated as MKSISYRYHDRNTFVHRLNPFVKLAWVTGVMLLAVIFEHPLYLMLFFLSTLPVIALAQAWREWASLMRFMLWMSVAIVLINALVIYHGSHVLLEFTFEIPTLGQPKITLEAIAFGLGMSLRLITIVSAFVVLNFTVHPDDMMQAMIKIKFPYKSVLATSMSLRFFPALVDDLERVSDVQRTRGIEIDKGGIAQRAKNGGAVLVPLLSNSLDRAVQIAEAMEARAFGAYQRRTSFKEIALPGWDRLLVAFGLSPLLIGTAIRWMGYGKYRYYPSLQHLDPGPGGWLSLTVLAVLLLSILPLAWFRKRCQLD
- a CDS encoding ABC transporter ATP-binding protein, which encodes MIRIEKLIFFYADDRKPALNGIDLEIEDGEFVLITGSSGSGKSSLARCLNGLIPHFYGGRLGGRVEVSGMDVSTHAPNKMATCVGMVFQDPENQLVTADVEREIAFGMENLSLPRHEMAKRLEEVLDTVGIAALRKRQLHELSGGEKQKVAIASVLVLKPEILVLDEPTSELDPQGAEDVLSTVQRLNDELGITVILVEHRLERVVHLADRLIVMEQGQIIADGTPERVMEKQYVSICRAGVGIPPLIRLVHELKERGMEIKGVPLTVKEGRQLLKGIFEDSTYSPPPAADRPESASPVIETENLWYAYNPPYAALKGVDLSIGRGEFVAIMGRNAAGKSTLVKHFIGLLRPSRGKVRVNGLDTMQTSVASLARHVGYVFQNPNDHLFAETVEEEVATALKGLGFSDVEGRVREWLDRFDLLSYAKQYPRFLSGGEKQRVALATVLSVQPQVLILDEPTRGMDQKLKDYLMRLLCDYQSKGNTVIIVTHDVEMVAEYAQRVILLGEGKVIVDGDKRQVLSQALLFSPQINRVFQGFARLGVPQDILTTGEVLQLLQH